In Anticarsia gemmatalis isolate Benzon Research Colony breed Stoneville strain chromosome 4, ilAntGemm2 primary, whole genome shotgun sequence, one DNA window encodes the following:
- the DAT gene encoding sodium-dependent dopamine transporter: MSLKTPTPGVGERETWGKKVDFLLSVIGFAVDLANVWRFPYLCYKNGGGAFLVPYCIMLVVGGIPLFYMELALGQFHRKGAITCWGRLVPLFKGIGYAVVLIAFYVDFYYNVIIAWALRFFFASFTTMLPWTNCNNEWNTPACRDFGMEANRSRIRTNGSSSSIGLPQTTPFTSPASEYFNRAILELQGSKGLHDLGAIKWDMALCLLAVYIICYFSLWKGISTSGKVVWFTALFPYAVLLILLVRGVTLPGSATGIQYYLSPNFEAITQPQVWVDAATQVFFSLGPGFGVLLAYASYNKYHNNVYKDAILTSVINSATSFVAGFVIFSVLGYMAHTSGKQVQDVATEGPGLVFVVYPAAIATMPGSTFWALIFFMMLLTLGLDSSFGGSEAIITALSDEFPPIGRHREIFVACLFTLYFFVGLASCTKGGFYFFQLLDRYAAGYSILVAVFFEAIAVSWIYGTERFCEDIRDMIGFRPGVYWRVCWRFAAPSFLLFITAYGLLDYEPLQYEAYVYPGWANALGWAIAGSSVMCIPTVAIYKLLTTKGSFFERLRILTTPYADTEGNGTVHNGMVVSESGGVRLASAVQTPTTPQQAAPATTPPLASAPALV, from the exons ATGTCGCTGAAGACGCCTACGCCGGGCGTCGGCGAGCGCGAGACATGGGGCAAGAAGGTGGACTTCCTACTGTCCGTCATCGGGTTCGCCGTCGACCTCGCCAACGTGTGGCGCTTCCCTTATCTCTGCTACAAGAATGGGGGcg GCGCATTCTTGGTGCCGTACTGCATCATGTTGGTGGTGGGCGGCATCCCGCTGTTCTACATGGAGCTGGCGCTGGGCCAGTTCCATCGGAAGGGCGCCATCACCTGCTGGGGGAGGCTGGTGCCACTGTTTAAAG GCATCGGGTACGCAGTGGTACTGATAGCATTCTACGTCGACTTCTACTACAACGTGATCATCGCGTGGGCTCTTCGTTTCTTCTTCGCCTCCTTCACCACCATGCTCCCCTGGACCAACTGTAACAACGAGTGGAATACACCAGCTTGCCGAGAT TTTGGTATGGAGGCAAACAGATCTCGCATTCGAACAAACGGCTCTTCTTCGTCTATTGGCTTACCTCAAACAACTCCTTTCACCTCACCCGCTTCTGAATACTTCAA CCGTGCGATCTTGGAACTCCAAGGTAGTAAGGGTCTTCACGACTTGGGCGCTATCAAATGGGACATGGCTCTGTGCTTACTTGCAGTCTACATCATCTGCTACTTCTCTCTGTGGAAAGGCATCAGCACTTCGGGCAAA GTTGTCTGGTTCACCGCTCTCTTCCCTTATGCCGTCCTTCTGATACTCTTAGTACGCGGCGTTACTCTCCCTGGCTCGGCTACCGGTATCCAATACTACCTTAGTCCTAACTTCGAAGCTATCACGCAACCTCAG GTGTGGGTGGATGCGGCCACTCAAGTCTTCTTCTCTTTAGGACCTGGATTCGGAGTACTCTTGGCTTATGCTTCATACAATAAATACCATAACAATGTATAcaa GGACGCAATCCTGACCAGCGTGATCAACTCAGCAACGTCCTTCGTGGCCGGCTTCGTGATCTTCAGCGTGCTGGGCTACATGGCTCACACGTCGGGCAAGCAGGTCCAGGACGTGGCGACTGAAGGACCAGGCCTCGTGTTCGTGGTCTACCCCGCCGCTATAGCCACCATGCCGGGGTCTACATTCTGGGCGCTGATATTCTTTATGATGCTGCTGACTCTTGGATTGGATAGCTCG TTCGGCGGTTCGGAAGCCATAATAACAGCACTAAGCGACGAGTTCCCTCCCATCGGTCGTCACCGTGAGATCTTTGTCGCATGTCTGTTCACGCTGTACTTCTTCGTGGGCCTCGCGTCCTGCACCAAGGGAGGCTTCTACTTCTTCCAACTGCTGGACAGATATGCTGCTGGATACTCTATACTGGTCGCCGTGTTCTTTGAGGCTATTGCTGTTTCTTGGATTTATG GTACGGAGCGTTTCTGCGAAGACATCCGCGACATGATCGGCTTCCGTCCCGGCGTGTACTGGCGCGTCTGCTGGCGCTTCGCCGCTCCTTCCTTCTTACTCTTCATCACGGCCTACGGACTTCTGGACTACGAACCTTTGCAGTATGAAGCTTACGTCTACCCTGGCTGGGCTAATGCACTGGGATGGGCCATAGCGGGATCCAGTGTCATGTGTATACCTACTGTGGCGATATACAAGCTGTTGACTACTAAGGGAAGCTTCTTTGAG CGACTACGCATCCTGACTACACCCTACGCAGACACCGAAGGCAACGGCACAGTTCACAACGGCATGGTAGTCTCCGAGAGCGGCGGGGTCCGCCTGGCATCAGCAGTCCAGACCCCCACGACCCCACAGCAAGCGGCCCCCGCCACCACCCCGCCCCTTGCTTCGGCCCCCGCGCTCGTCTGA